The genomic interval TAATATTGGGTTTTTTTTAGTGTATAATCTTATTTACTAGTCAGTTATTAATTGTTATTAGGTAAGAAAACTTTAGCTTTGGTGAACAAGAAAACTAGTGTATAATTAGGATGATTGACTTGTTATTCAAGGTGTGTAAATTACTTGTGAGAGACAAGTGAAAGTTatgagtttttttgttttatgatttttcacataaaaatctCTTATGTTTAAGTATAACCGGATCTTTTGTTTTCCACAGTATTTTTTTCAAACCTTTAGAAACTAATTGCGGTGGTTCGAATGGCAGTCTATCCTATTTGTCAACTTCGGGCAATCGGCTGCCCCACAGTTGGGGAGATTATGCTATGACAAAGGTAGAAACAGCGAATGGATGGCAACACAATCCCAAGCTGCATCCTTCCCAATCCTCTTTCccttccatttttcttgccaaTCACACTTCTTACAGAAAACATTAATGACCTAAACAATCCACCTTCACCATTCCTACTCGCCTCCCGTTTTACCTTTCTCAGTGTATTCCTGGCAGCAGATTGCATGCCCTACTCAATTGGGTTTCAATACCTTCCTGTCTCCACTTTTTCCTTAATCTGTTCAAGCAGTTGGGTTCCAATCCCCTCTCATACTTCCTCAATTCACAAAGGTTCAGTCCCTTCATTGCCAACTCTCTGGTCCTCACCATATCTTCCTCTATTTTTTCGACAGTGATGACTCTTCTGGCACCTCTAAAGCCTCCAAAGGGAAGCATGCAATTGGCTATATGCACCGCCACCATATCTTCATTTTgtcattaaaaatgttattattaaaacaaaatgttaactaaaataatgctaaaaataaaactttaacaAGTAGAAGCCATTATCTATTTTGGTTGCTCATATTGCTTGCAAACTTAACAAGCTAGCTAGCAAAGGTTCTCTCTGTAAAATTTCTTGCCAATATCATTAGGTTTTGTCAGGGAAGAAAGAAGAGTGTGTtggaggaagaggaatattTTGGAAGAAGCTTCTTCACTGTTAATCACTTGCAGGATCATGCTTCAAGAACAATATATTATTCACTCCACTCAACATTCCACAACTCCCTAGCTAGATATTTATAAGAACACACACAATCCAGATATTAAATACTCACACTAACGCACGTATTTAAACATACTTCATagtaaaaaaatgcatttcttattctaagacaatttttttattaatctacCCACTTAAAGCAACTAGTTACATTCCAACTTAAGATTTAGGTTTATATCCCCTTGTAAATTTAAATCTTCTTTTTCAGCACCCCATGTCAAGTTGGCTGGGCAACAACTCTGAATTTCGTCCTTTGCTTAGGTGACAACATCTATAGTAATGACTCTAGTGTTTGTCAACTGTTCTCGTCCCTTTGTTTGCAGCCACTCTCCCCACTCTATCTTTACCTTGTCATTTGCAAATCTTCTACATTTTAGTTTTCGCATAAACATACTTTAACGGGGTAGCATTAATTTCTTTGAGTATTTCATAAAATGGGATTGAGACAACAACAAACACTTCACTTTCCTTCTTAAATAATTGGTTGTTGTTGATTCGTGAGATCTCTTTATCTTCACACTTTGCAGAGTAATCTTAGAACTTGTACTTTATTAATGgattatattcttttttcacTCGACCATAAGACTTCATTCAACTGCCCCTCTCAAcatcttatcttttcaaaaaaatcaagGGAATGCATACTCTTATTTTTCAATCATGCACAAATAGCAATCCTTTTCCTTGGACAATAAGATTGAGCTAATTATCTGACACCATTTAGTTAGAGgaatagtaatattttaatttagaggAAGCTTGTTCGCTCACTCTATCACTTACAGAATAATGCTTTTAACGAAACTCACACCGTTACACGAAAAGTAAGAAACGAAACAAAACTTTCTATTTAAGAACAATTGTTCATTCTATATTCCACGATTTCTTAATTAGATATttagaggggggggggggggggttggcttacccttttttcGACAGCTTTTTtttgtcggttatatatatagttatgtaATTGATTTGAACAGTTAATAAGTTATTTGAACTTAACAAAAAGTCAAAAATAGACATGTtgaataatgcaaataaaattcataaaaagtctaatttttaataaaaataaattataaattaatatccaactgataaaattttatcatgaaatgttgaaaaattatgcacatttattaaaaaatatattaaaacaatatatatgttacatgtatatacatatatatatatatacacacacataaagAAGCAGTTGATGGAGGACGGTGGAGTAAGAAGCGATGGATGACGGTGACGGTCGAAACTGGAAAGAGGCGACATTGATAAGAAAGAGGTGAAGGGAAACGGCAACTGCAAAGGCAATAAGATAAAGGAGATGGGAATGGGTCTAGAAGCGACGATGGTGGAGCTGGAGGCCGCCATCGATGTTGATAGATGAGCTAGAGGTCACGGCCGACGGCAACATAAGAGTTAGAGGCGACGATCGAAGTTGGAAGAGGCACCGACAACAAAGAGGACACGGAGAGAGGAGGCAACGGCAAAGGTAGTAAGATAAAGCATATGGATAGATTGGAAATCAAGAAGTTGTGGGTGAAGGCAAATCTATCTTTTGCTTGGTCAACATAATAAGCTGCTATGAGCTTATTTGAAAATGTTAGGAGAGAGTACCTTTTGGAAAATGCTACTGAATTAGCTTAAAAGTTGAATAGTGTTTAAGTTCTTAAATGTTGTAAAAtgcttaaaaaaataagttacgtAATTTATAAGCAGCCAAACcaataagccaaacaccctcttatAGTTACAAAGATATTAACCATATATTAAATATTcacatattataatttataaaacactAACGCACGTACCCGAACATACTTCGTACTTAATTATTTCAATAAACCTCTTATTCTTAGACCAACACACTTCGTACTTAATTATTTCAATACACCTCTTATTCTTAGACAACTCTTCCTTTCTTCATGCACACATTTTCTCATCCCAATATCAGATTTAAGTTTATATTTCCAAATAGAGTGAATAGCCTTCTGACTCATCTATGTTTGTAATTCCACCAGTTCAGGAAGCCAACTGACAGAAAATGCTAATGGACTTAGAGATTGTATATGGAGGTTGGAATGGCAATCTGTACCCTAATTGGCCATTTTGGGCAGTCTGCCTTCACTCTGTTGGAAGACTATACTATGATAAGAGGTGGAAATTAACAAATGGATGGCAACACTGGTGCAACCTGCATTCTTCCCAATCCCCATTCCCCTCCTCTTTTTCTTACCAACCAAACACCAAACATAAAACAATGGCCTCAACCATGAACCTAATTCACCCTTACTCCTTGGATCCATTTTTGCCCTTCTCGGCGTATTCCTGGCAACTTTAATTTTGAAGATTCTAAAAACTGAGTCTTTTAGAGTTGCTTTGCagctaataatataataatccCTCAATGCAACTTCTGCCATTTTTTTTTggaccgggggggggggggggggggggggtgttggcaGTAGACAGCGAAAGGGGCTGAATAAAGGGATGTGTGAGTTTGAAATAGGCAAGGCTTCCTATGTTATGACTTTGTTTTGGACTACTCGCTCTTGCTAGGTTTACTAGGTTTCTCTTGTTAAAAGATGTTGacctataaaaaaaatcaataggaTCCTATAGTCGTGTTCATGTCtatcattttataatatcaaAACCAGAtcaatgccattttttttttttaacaccatTAATGGAAGTCCTACCCTTTAGGTATGCACTTGATAAACTAACCGGACATGTTGATCAAAAACATTTTGTTTGGGATATATTGATCTTTATAAATgctttggatatatatatatatatatattaatcttgTGACTAAATTAATGAAAACTAGGGTATTATGGCAGAACATCCCTTGCAATTGTATGCCTATCAAAATCCTTTGAAATTGAACTGTCCCAACCTTTTttcttaaagaaaaagaaaaatcaggatGCCCAAAGTTAACTGTATCATCAAAATTTCCTCtcaaatatgtgtgtgtgtgtgtgtgtatgcataAGACTCATTcttctattaaatttattttttattacacaaatactcaaataaaaattgtgaaaacacctcaattaaaaaaaaaaaaaaaaccaaatctAGATCTTTATTATTTGATCACCCTAGAAAACTTCCTAGGGCATGCCTCCTTGTCCACGGACTGAAGAAGAAGGACCCAGATAGCTTGATGAACCAGCTCAAGGATAGCCCAATGAAGACCCAACACCACCACCACTACCATGGCTTGATGAAGGACCATATTCACCCAGATAATAGCTTGATGATGAAGCGCCTGtacccaaaaaatatgatatcaaTTCACCAAGATTTGAAAAATCTTTAAGACCCCCATAGCCTGAAAAAGCACCAGTGCCGGGATCACCCGTGCCGCCAACTGTAGTTGGAAAATTCTCAACATGGGGAGCATTGGCGACTAACTTCTCACGGTGCTTGCGGATCTTCTCCTTCAAATCTAGAAGCCAGACTTTCAGCTTCTGAGCATCTTCGGGTCTCAGTTCGTCAATGTTTGTGTTAGTCAGAAGCTTTGTTTGACGCTTTGCAGCTAGTTCTGCTAAATACTTTGCCCTTTCCTCCTCGATCTCTTTCTGAACCCTAAGCTGCATCAATTGCTGGTTAAGTGTCTCGATTCTCGCCTTAAGACGAGCATCTTCGATAGGATCTCCAGTTCCACCAATGGGTCGTTGGATGTCGGGGTTACGCAATCGATCAACGACTGCCTGAAAGTTAGGGTGTGCGAAAGCGAAAGGCTTGCCAGCCGACGAGAAGATGACGAGGCCAAGCTCCACGCCGCAAAGGGTGCATAGCTCACTGGCCTTCTTGTAGAGGCCAGCTCGACGTTTCGAGAAGGTGACGAGAAGTTTTTCCTTTGTGTCGCGCCTTCTGGAAGTGTCGATTCTTCGTCGGCCTCTAGGTTGGTTGTTCTCCATGATCCTATGGTTTGTGAGAAATTGAAGGGAATATATAAGGAGTAAATGCTTAAAGGAGAAGTAATGCAACACAGAAAGCCGGACTACTGGGATGGCTTTGAATTGTATTGGTggtctctatttatagagggagATGAGTCTTGCATTACATGTGATTCTTATTATAttaccatatatatatggaattatCTATTTAGTAAATATTTTAGAGAATGGGTGGTGGTTATTACcattacattaaatatttaagggAAAGATGCATTATTTCTAGAGTGTTCCACTATTAataattgttttgaattttggtttCAGCTCACAACATTAGATATTTGGTGCCTAGGTTGCTGTTTTCCCCTTCATGGTTTGGGGTATGGCTTGGCCTTCATTTATAGTCGCTTCCCCGTTGGcttttgttttataaatttttacttgtagaaaaaaaaaatgttctccTCCATGACTGTCGTGATTTGCttatttgtgtgtatatataatatatgtaatatattatatgataataacatttataataagagaaaaaaacaagcaGCCCAATCGACAACACACACGCATCCCGTTCCTCATCTTCGTCCTTTTTAAGTAGCCATTGTTTAGGCAATTGCAACGGCGACTGAGAAAGGGAACTTCAAGAGCACCGAAGCAGCAACGATAACCGGAAGCAACAATGAGGGAGCATCGGAGCATGTTCAAGAAAGGGAACTTTGGGATTTGGGACTTTGCATGGTCGCCGGAAACATTATCTATAATTTGCGAAATAACCCCGAAAGTTtttgcaaattacaaaaatagccCAAAAAGTGTTTCGAGCCATCTTTGCCATTTTTAAAATTGGAAACGATTTGGAAACGTGGAAATAGCACCTTCGAACCATTTTTGTGCTTTAGAGTTTGGTGCAATCCTTTTTATGGTGAGAAATATTCTATGATTCTTACATACTAACCATTTCAAGTTATATtttcagtatatatatatatatatatatatgtgtgtgtgtatttaggAATATTGATATAATTAACCAACAAAAAGGAATTCTTGCTATACTACTAAAATAAAGAGTAATTAATAGCATAAATTACCAACAAAGAAAATTAACTTTGGCGttagtttcaattttaaaatgaacttttataattttatcaattgtgTGGTATcccattttttatttagtttcaaATCAAGAAGTATTACCACTAATTGTCACTATTGtagcatttttaattataatttcatctaaaagcttaaggtACATAATTAATAGAGAATTAAtgttatcttttatattagcAATTTtactctcaataattaaattttatctttatttattgaTGTAACAAGTTAATTATATTAGAAGGATTAATCCATAGAAGACTTTGCAAGAACTAGTCACAAAAGTAGGCAATGGGGGTGGCAAAACTCAACATGATTATTGTTTATGAGTAAAGTTATCCACCATTTGTGAAGGTTCTCTTCCCTTGCCCCTCATTGACCAATTGTTCTCaaattagttatatatatataattaatttttccagagttaattagttttattttcttttaaattttaaattgagaATATGATTGGGACTTCTACAACATAAACTACACACATGAATAAAGTAATATTCTATGCAACTCTTTCCCGATTAtatcatattctttttattgtctattattatcatttttccAATCATGTTACCATATATAACAATATGT from Diospyros lotus cultivar Yz01 chromosome 8, ASM1463336v1, whole genome shotgun sequence carries:
- the LOC127808632 gene encoding agamous-like MADS-box protein AGL29 produces the protein MENNQPRGRRRIDTSRRRDTKEKLLVTFSKRRAGLYKKASELCTLCGVELGLVIFSSAGKPFAFAHPNFQAVVDRLRNPDIQRPIGGTGDPIEDARLKARIETLNQQLMQLRVQKEIEEERAKYLAELAAKRQTKLLTNTNIDELRPEDAQKLKVWLLDLKEKIRKHREKLVANAPHVENFPTTVGGTGDPGTGAFSGYGGLKDFSNLGELISYFLGTGASSSSYYLGEYGPSSSHGSGGGVGSSLGYP